A genome region from Rhipicephalus sanguineus isolate Rsan-2018 unplaced genomic scaffold, BIME_Rsan_1.4 Seq81, whole genome shotgun sequence includes the following:
- the LOC119378377 gene encoding uncharacterized protein LOC119378377 translates to MSLFRPLPHAGDHLAQDSLSTPDGSCRTHSLDSAAQASTTLPSLNDRDPEGHHPDGAGAPCTDVLTLRYRVPEENCHDGTAVSGTSFTASSAERTTTDTDAIRKAGIAVQTSDSASGHTSRHTLLQSKTTCGPPKPMTGTPSSSSLGNVETPAPLMPDTRAVQKPNEPMTADGHLAPNGNRGDPPEAGRPMEAGETNTAADIEDMPLLSKCYAPGTPAQDVSLHAHLSPLCDAKVMDTDDSAALSLLPRSRNEGHPLASFPAAQPVKSQRDQGFQRPPRHSQCRPPECSAAQPDKSRRIHATPTTATKSMPPA, encoded by the coding sequence ATGAGTCTTTTTCGCCCGCTACCTCATGCCGGCGACCACCTAGCTCAAGATTCACTGTCAACCCCGGATGGGAGCTGTCGGACCCACAGCCTAGACAGTGCAGCTCAAGCCTCTACCACCCTGCCCTCCCTCAATGACCGAGATCCTGAAGGGCATCATCCCGACGGTGCAGGTGCGCCCTGCACCGACGTGCTCACTCTCAGGTACCGAGTTCCTGAAGAGAACTGCCACGACGGTACAGCTGTGTCCGGCACCTCATTCACAGCAAGCTCTGCGGAACGCACCACCACAGACACTGACGCAATCCGCAAGGCGGGCATCGCAGTCCAGACCTCAGACTCCGCGTCTGGACACACCTCACGACATACATTGCTCCAGAGCAAGACCACCTGCGGGCCACCGAAGCCGATGACGGGGACCCCAAGCTCCTCATCACTTGGAAACGTGGAGACTCCGGCTCCTCTAATGCCTGACACGCGTGCAGTCCAGAAGCCGAACGAGCCCATGACAGCAGATGGTCACCTTGCGCCGAATGGGAACCGGGGAGACCCCCCGGAGGCCGGGAGGCCTATGGAGGCCGGGGAGACAAACACGGCTGCAGACATTGAAGACATGCCTCTGCTATCTAAGTGTTACGCTCCCGGGACGCCAGCACAAGACGTTTCCTTGCACGCACATCTGTCACCTCTGTGCGACGCTAAAGTTATGGACACTGATGACTCGGCAGCGCTGAGCCTTCTCCCAAGGTCGCGCAACGAGGGTCATCCACTAGCGTCATTTCCTGCCGCTCAGCCTGTTAAGTCACAGCGTGACCAAGGCTTTCAACGACCACCCcgacacagccaatgtcgccctccGGAATGCTCGGCAGCTCAGCCGGACAAGTCACGGCGTATCCATGCAACACCCACCACCGCGACaaagtcaatgccgcccgcctga